A window of Lacibacter sediminis contains these coding sequences:
- a CDS encoding cupin domain-containing protein: MYFHHLNSISSKEMFPGYNGKFIHTGTSTIAFWDITANSPIPEHSHVHEQIMHVVEGEFELTVDGKKEVLTAGAVVTIPGNIKHGGKALSNCKVIDVFMPEREDYK; this comes from the coding sequence ATGTACTTCCATCATCTCAATTCGATTTCATCGAAAGAAATGTTTCCGGGTTATAACGGGAAATTCATTCATACCGGCACATCTACTATTGCATTCTGGGATATTACTGCCAACTCTCCTATTCCCGAACATTCGCATGTTCATGAGCAAATCATGCATGTTGTGGAGGGCGAATTTGAATTAACAGTTGATGGAAAAAAAGAAGTGCTGACTGCAGGCGCAGTGGTAACTATTCCCGGCAATATCAAGCATGGCGGCAAGGCACTCAGCAATTGTAAAGTGATTGATGTGTTTATGCCGGAGAGAGAAGATTATAAATAA
- a CDS encoding bifunctional UDP-3-O-[3-hydroxymyristoyl] N-acetylglucosamine deacetylase/3-hydroxyacyl-ACP dehydratase — protein sequence MNQSNGNGHTNQHTLAESITISGVGIHTGAPVNMTLEPAEPNTGIIFQRIDLPEQPTVKADVDFVIETNRSTTLSNNGASVSTVEHLLAAFAGCEVDNVLIKIDGPETPILDGSSQPFVEALQKVGRKKQDAIKTWYTIDHNIYFLDENKKVEMVAMPADTFRINTLIDFNSPVLGTQHAQMSNLGEFNDEIASCRTFSFFHELEFLLKNNLIKGGDLNNAIVVVDKPVSDEQLETLSKAFGKEKFAVTSEGYLNNLQLRFPNEPARHKLLDLVGDLALVGMPFKAHIIANRPGHASNVEFARKIKEHIKKNRFKVNVPVYHPDKPPVHDVTAIEKILPHRYPFLLVDKIIELTDTYIVGVKNVTYNEPYFQGHFPGNYVMPGVLQVEALAQCGGLLAIPKDTEDKYDTYFLKVDNCKFKQKVVPGDTLILKMELKNPIRRGIVEMRGTIFVGSKVVCEGDLTAQIVKRTKND from the coding sequence ATGAATCAGAGTAACGGCAACGGGCATACCAACCAACATACACTGGCTGAGTCAATTACCATATCCGGAGTGGGCATCCACACGGGGGCTCCGGTAAATATGACCCTCGAACCGGCCGAACCAAATACAGGCATTATTTTTCAGCGTATCGATCTTCCTGAACAGCCAACAGTAAAGGCTGATGTGGATTTTGTAATAGAAACAAACCGCAGCACCACCCTTTCAAATAATGGAGCTTCTGTTAGTACAGTAGAGCACCTGCTTGCTGCATTTGCCGGCTGCGAAGTGGATAATGTGCTGATAAAAATAGATGGACCGGAAACCCCGATTCTTGATGGCAGTTCTCAACCTTTTGTGGAGGCACTGCAAAAAGTTGGACGAAAAAAGCAGGATGCCATCAAAACATGGTACACGATCGATCATAATATTTATTTTCTTGATGAGAATAAGAAAGTGGAAATGGTTGCCATGCCGGCAGATACTTTCCGCATCAATACCTTGATTGATTTCAACTCTCCTGTGCTTGGTACACAGCATGCACAAATGAGTAATCTCGGTGAGTTTAACGACGAAATTGCGTCGTGCAGAACCTTTTCGTTTTTCCACGAACTGGAGTTTCTCTTAAAAAATAATCTCATCAAAGGCGGCGATCTCAACAATGCTATTGTTGTGGTTGATAAGCCCGTGAGTGATGAGCAATTAGAAACACTGTCAAAAGCATTCGGCAAAGAAAAGTTTGCGGTTACCAGCGAAGGTTATCTTAACAACCTGCAGTTACGTTTCCCAAATGAACCTGCACGTCATAAACTGCTGGATCTTGTAGGTGACCTTGCATTAGTTGGTATGCCTTTCAAAGCACATATCATTGCCAACCGTCCAGGCCATGCAAGTAATGTGGAGTTTGCCCGTAAGATCAAGGAGCACATCAAAAAGAACCGGTTCAAAGTAAATGTTCCAGTTTATCACCCTGATAAACCACCGGTGCATGATGTAACAGCGATTGAAAAAATCCTTCCGCACCGGTACCCGTTCTTATTGGTTGACAAGATTATTGAGTTGACCGATACCTATATTGTGGGCGTAAAGAACGTAACTTACAATGAGCCCTATTTTCAGGGACATTTTCCAGGCAACTATGTAATGCCTGGTGTGTTACAAGTGGAGGCTTTGGCACAATGTGGTGGTTTACTGGCAATACCAAAAGATACAGAAGACAAATACGATACTTATTTTCTGAAAGTTGATAATTGTAAATTCAAACAGAAAGTTGTACCCGGCGATACCTTAATTTTAAAAATGGAATTAAAAAATCCAATCAGAAGGGGGATCGTTGAAATGAGGGGAACCATTTTTGTGGGCAGCAAAGTGGTATGTGAGGGAGATCTTACTGCTCAAATCGTAAAACGAACAAAGAATGATTAG
- the lpxA gene encoding acyl-ACP--UDP-N-acetylglucosamine O-acyltransferase — MISNLAHIHPNAQIGNNVTIDPFTVIHDDVIIGDGTHVMSNVTIFSASRIGKNCSIFPGAVIGAVPQDLKYRGEYTLAEIGDNTSIRECVTIHRGTTDKNTTKVGSNCLIMAYAHVAHDCIVGNNVILANSVQLAGHVTIDDYAIIGGMSAAHQFTHVGKHSYIAGMSAIRKDVPPYVKAAREPLSYVGINNVGLSRRGYSKETIEEIFKIYHILFVEKHIVSKAVELIEQMLPITDTRDEILGFIKKSEIGVIKRKSQTGGDEDIAF, encoded by the coding sequence ATGATTAGTAATCTTGCTCATATACACCCCAACGCTCAGATCGGTAACAATGTTACGATTGACCCCTTTACCGTTATTCATGATGATGTAATAATTGGAGATGGGACTCATGTTATGAGCAACGTCACCATTTTTTCTGCTTCACGCATTGGAAAGAATTGCAGCATTTTTCCTGGTGCAGTGATTGGTGCTGTTCCACAGGATTTGAAATATCGTGGAGAATATACATTGGCTGAAATTGGTGATAACACCAGCATTCGTGAATGTGTAACCATTCACCGTGGTACAACCGATAAGAACACAACAAAAGTTGGTAGCAATTGCCTCATCATGGCTTATGCCCATGTTGCACATGACTGTATTGTTGGCAACAATGTTATTCTTGCCAACTCAGTACAATTAGCAGGGCATGTTACGATTGATGATTATGCTATTATCGGGGGCATGAGCGCAGCTCACCAGTTTACACATGTTGGTAAACACTCCTACATTGCAGGAATGAGTGCCATCCGAAAAGATGTTCCACCTTATGTAAAAGCAGCACGTGAGCCATTGAGCTATGTAGGCATTAACAACGTAGGCTTAAGCCGCAGAGGTTACAGCAAAGAAACGATTGAAGAAATTTTCAAGATCTATCATATTCTTTTTGTGGAGAAACATATTGTATCAAAAGCAGTTGAGCTGATTGAACAAATGTTGCCAATTACGGACACAAGAGATGAAATTCTCGGATTTATTAAGAAATCGGAGATCGGTGTTATCAAACGTAAATCACAAACCGGCGGCGATGAAGATATTGCTTTCTGA
- a CDS encoding ABC transporter ATP-binding protein, giving the protein MKILLSDAGKRYNREWIFRGLTYEFTDADAYAITGNNGSGKSTLLQVIAGAVQHSEGKVDFMNADKNIAAEHHHQHIGIAAPYLELPEEMTLIEFLEFHQSFKSFLSSFTPKSIIQLLGLEKASNKQLRNFSSGMKQRVKLAQAILSYVPVVLLDEPCTNLDADGISLYHRLINDHCANRLVIVSSNDEVEYKFCNHKLNIMDYK; this is encoded by the coding sequence ATGAAGATATTGCTTTCTGATGCCGGTAAGCGATATAACAGGGAATGGATCTTTCGAGGCCTTACTTACGAATTTACAGATGCTGATGCATATGCCATAACCGGCAACAACGGTTCAGGCAAATCAACTTTACTACAGGTCATTGCAGGTGCAGTACAGCATTCAGAAGGAAAAGTTGATTTTATGAATGCAGACAAAAACATTGCTGCAGAACATCATCATCAACACATAGGCATTGCGGCTCCTTATCTTGAACTGCCCGAAGAAATGACCTTGATCGAGTTCCTTGAATTTCATCAGTCGTTCAAATCTTTTCTTTCTTCGTTTACACCAAAGAGTATTATCCAATTACTTGGCCTGGAAAAAGCTAGCAACAAACAACTCCGTAACTTCAGCAGTGGCATGAAACAACGTGTTAAACTGGCGCAAGCCATTTTAAGTTATGTGCCTGTTGTGTTATTAGATGAACCTTGTACTAATTTAGATGCAGATGGCATTTCCTTATACCATCGTTTGATCAATGATCATTGTGCTAACCGTTTGGTTATCGTAAGCAGTAACGATGAAGTGGAATATAAGTTCTGCAATCACAAGCTCAACATCATGGATTATAAATAA